In Cupriavidus basilensis, one genomic interval encodes:
- a CDS encoding phage tail tube protein, whose translation MADNTNRIAGTANLTVDGKSYMVAGDFEYNPSKVTRQTLSGQDGVHGYSETPRPGSISATLRDAGGLTVADLNDMTNVTVVTELANGKTVIGSSMWTIEDQTAKSTDATIEVKWEGQRVTEN comes from the coding sequence ATGGCAGACAACACCAATCGCATTGCCGGGACGGCGAACCTTACCGTCGACGGCAAGAGCTACATGGTTGCGGGCGATTTTGAGTACAACCCGTCAAAGGTGACGCGCCAGACGCTATCTGGCCAGGATGGCGTTCATGGGTACAGCGAAACCCCCCGGCCGGGATCGATCTCGGCCACGCTACGTGACGCCGGCGGCCTGACAGTCGCAGACCTGAACGATATGACTAACGTTACGGTCGTCACCGAGCTTGCAAACGGCAAGACCGTCATCGGTAGCAGCATGTGGACTATCGAAGATCAAACAGCCAAGTCTACCGACGCGACCATTGAGGTCAAGTGGGAAGGCCAGCGCGTCACGGAGAACTGA
- a CDS encoding FkbM family methyltransferase, producing MRKLVRFARHSVNVAKGVDLFVIPEVKVDHVVLGTVYGGWPVIPEFTSKDSVVYSFGVGEDASFDLELIRRFQCKVHAFDPTPKSMQWVAAQAMPPEFLFSPIGIGAENGELLLYPPADPNHVSYTVKKNDQSKGVPTRAQVCDLPTIMERLGHRDIDILKMDVEGTEYDVIKKFAQQPMRPSQLMIEFHHGMYGYRSAETKTALAELKRIGYQIYYVSPGRHEFAFVRFPTAAPSVLSRAA from the coding sequence ATGAGGAAGCTGGTGCGTTTTGCCCGACATTCCGTGAACGTGGCCAAGGGGGTCGATCTGTTTGTCATCCCCGAAGTCAAGGTTGATCACGTTGTACTGGGGACGGTGTATGGCGGATGGCCTGTGATTCCTGAATTCACAAGCAAGGATTCCGTGGTCTACTCGTTCGGCGTAGGGGAGGATGCATCCTTCGATCTGGAGCTTATTCGGCGGTTCCAGTGCAAGGTTCATGCATTCGACCCCACGCCGAAGTCCATGCAGTGGGTGGCTGCTCAAGCGATGCCGCCGGAGTTCTTGTTTAGCCCAATCGGGATCGGTGCAGAGAACGGTGAGCTGCTTCTTTATCCGCCGGCAGACCCAAATCACGTCTCCTACACGGTGAAGAAGAACGACCAGTCGAAGGGAGTGCCCACGCGGGCTCAGGTATGCGACTTGCCGACTATCATGGAGCGGCTGGGTCACAGGGACATCGACATCCTCAAAATGGATGTTGAGGGTACCGAATATGACGTCATCAAGAAGTTTGCTCAGCAACCCATGCGGCCCAGCCAACTGATGATCGAGTTCCATCACGGCATGTATGGCTACCGGTCAGCGGAAACAAAGACAGCTCTCGCTGAGTTGAAGCGCATAGGCTATCAGATTTACTACGTGTCGCCAGGAAGGCATGAGTTCGCATTTGTACGCTTCCCGACAGCGGCACCATCGGTACTCAGTCGCGCAGCTTGA
- a CDS encoding DUF6527 family protein gives MSALSKVLQDSPGNGLSFWCPGCRTSHTIQHGAGPGPRWAWNGDVERPTFTPSVLVRTGHHVQGYDGGGCWCDFNAELKAKGEEPCDFNCEVCHSFVSDGQIQYLGDCTHALAGQTVPLAEFPEGWGC, from the coding sequence ATGAGCGCGCTATCGAAGGTCTTGCAGGACTCGCCCGGCAATGGGCTTTCCTTCTGGTGCCCGGGCTGCCGCACTTCCCACACGATTCAGCATGGCGCCGGGCCTGGCCCACGTTGGGCCTGGAACGGCGATGTCGAGCGCCCGACCTTCACGCCGTCGGTGCTGGTGCGAACCGGTCATCACGTCCAGGGCTACGACGGCGGCGGGTGCTGGTGCGACTTCAACGCCGAACTAAAGGCCAAGGGCGAGGAGCCGTGCGACTTCAATTGCGAGGTGTGCCACAGCTTCGTGTCGGACGGGCAGATCCAGTACCTGGGCGACTGCACGCATGCGCTGGCCGGCCAGACGGTGCCGCTGGCCGAGTTTCCGGAGGGATGGGGCTGTTGA
- a CDS encoding baseplate J/gp47 family protein, with the protein MPYSRPTLTQLRTTVAADIAASLAGSDPLLRFSNLGIMGTAQAGLAHLHYGYLDWISKQAVPYTATGEYLEAWGALKGVYRKDATAAGGQVILSGMVGKLIGAGTNVVRGDGRIYTVQVSVTIGGDGTAIASVVDQATGAAGNCAAGTVMSLSMPIAGVQSNGVAAAAFTGGADVELDDDFRGRVLSAFQQPAEGGNEGDYVRWATAVPGVTRAWCARNGFGTGTVVVYIMLDQANAVSGGFPQGTDGVATDETRSGVKATGDQLTVANAIFSQQPVTALVYVVSPIATAINFTITGLSGASSATRASILVAIADVLLRKGKPGGTVNLSDIESAIAAIPGTSGFVITTPAGNIVCSTGHLPVLGTITYP; encoded by the coding sequence ATGCCATATTCACGCCCGACACTGACGCAGCTGCGCACCACCGTCGCTGCTGATATTGCCGCGAGCCTTGCCGGTTCAGATCCGCTTCTGCGGTTCTCGAATCTCGGGATCATGGGCACGGCCCAGGCGGGGCTTGCGCACCTCCACTATGGGTACCTCGACTGGATCTCGAAGCAGGCCGTGCCGTACACGGCGACCGGTGAGTACCTTGAGGCGTGGGGTGCGCTGAAGGGCGTCTATCGGAAGGACGCGACAGCGGCCGGCGGCCAGGTCATTCTGTCGGGGATGGTTGGCAAGCTGATCGGCGCTGGCACGAATGTAGTCCGTGGGGATGGCCGGATCTACACGGTTCAGGTCTCAGTGACCATCGGTGGCGATGGCACGGCCATCGCATCTGTGGTCGATCAAGCGACCGGCGCGGCGGGTAACTGCGCTGCAGGTACCGTGATGTCTCTGAGCATGCCCATTGCTGGCGTGCAGTCGAACGGCGTCGCAGCAGCGGCCTTCACCGGTGGCGCCGATGTTGAACTGGATGACGATTTCCGGGGTCGAGTGCTATCTGCCTTTCAGCAGCCGGCAGAGGGTGGGAACGAGGGCGACTACGTTCGCTGGGCAACTGCTGTCCCTGGTGTCACGCGTGCTTGGTGCGCGAGAAACGGGTTCGGTACCGGGACGGTCGTGGTCTACATCATGCTCGACCAGGCCAACGCCGTCAGCGGCGGGTTTCCGCAAGGTACCGATGGCGTAGCGACAGATGAGACGCGATCTGGCGTTAAGGCTACCGGGGATCAGCTGACGGTCGCGAACGCCATCTTTTCCCAGCAGCCTGTCACGGCATTGGTCTATGTGGTGTCACCGATAGCAACCGCGATCAATTTCACCATTACTGGGCTCTCCGGGGCCAGCTCGGCCACCAGGGCATCAATCCTAGTGGCCATCGCTGATGTTCTGCTGCGCAAGGGGAAGCCTGGTGGCACCGTGAACCTGTCTGATATTGAGTCGGCAATTGCCGCCATTCCCGGCACGTCTGGGTTTGTGATCACAACGCCAGCCGGGAACATCGTCTGCAGTACGGGCCATCTGCCTGTCCTGGGAACCATCACTTACCCCTGA
- a CDS encoding transglycosylase SLT domain-containing protein, producing MANTFTITIAAVDRATATVRKINQSMARLTSPVRDLGQSLGNLGREVGIDRVSQSLGKVASSARSAVSGVTSLVPALGVIGSAATVAGIGALASNWGKLGAEIARTSAVLGVSTSDLQAYQAAARLAGGTAEDMTSSLKSLGDTLEDAAFNRNPQALVLMNQLGISMTKTKGGAVDATRALRQVAEAIARQKGNVQAQRLIARTFGVEQLLPMLQKGAAGIEAYVAQARSLGTVMGPDKIAAAKEYAQNMTKLDLAIDGLKSSVGNALIPALSPLLQDLSEWVTINRDLIATNVGEFVKDVATWIKSVDWGKVTKGTGDFVDALGGVKGVAIAIAAITFAAPIAGVATLIGSLSKLALVAIPAAAKGLAALGGVGAAGLGTLGTGVVAGAAGYGLGSLIRPQFDDYVKWASGGERWSLRDYFTGTNRHALKDTGGYTQEEIDSVKSSGGVRLSADARSRLAAGEERNAPPAGASGQKGSDLFSRLESQYGLPSGLLDSVWATESSRGTGKMVSPAGAKGHFQFMDATAKQYGVTNPFDLGQSATGAAKMYSDLLKSTGGDLPKALAAYNWGIGNVQRQGIEHAPAETQGYIKKVMAGMGAEAPMSSVYAKSPDAAGMAGRAIASGSSDGYAGKALVEIVLTGAPQGTRTSVKSTGNVEATTRVRDSMLTDNVV from the coding sequence ATGGCCAATACCTTCACGATCACCATCGCCGCGGTTGATCGCGCGACCGCTACGGTCCGTAAGATCAACCAGTCTATGGCCCGGCTCACGAGTCCGGTGCGCGACCTGGGCCAATCTCTTGGGAACCTCGGGCGTGAGGTGGGCATTGATAGGGTCAGTCAGTCCCTGGGCAAGGTCGCTTCGTCGGCACGCAGCGCCGTTTCTGGTGTGACGTCGCTCGTGCCTGCATTGGGTGTGATCGGCAGTGCTGCCACCGTCGCTGGCATTGGCGCGCTGGCGAGCAACTGGGGGAAGCTGGGGGCGGAGATCGCTCGGACATCGGCGGTCTTGGGCGTCTCGACGTCGGATCTGCAGGCCTACCAGGCTGCGGCTCGGCTGGCTGGTGGAACGGCTGAGGATATGACCAGCAGCCTGAAGTCCTTGGGGGATACGTTGGAGGACGCCGCCTTCAACCGGAATCCCCAGGCATTGGTGTTGATGAACCAGCTCGGCATCAGCATGACGAAGACGAAGGGTGGAGCGGTGGATGCCACTCGTGCGTTGCGCCAGGTGGCCGAAGCAATCGCACGGCAGAAGGGGAACGTGCAGGCCCAGCGTCTCATTGCGCGTACGTTCGGTGTCGAGCAGCTGCTGCCAATGTTGCAGAAGGGGGCGGCCGGCATTGAGGCCTACGTTGCCCAGGCGCGTTCTCTGGGTACCGTGATGGGTCCTGACAAGATCGCCGCGGCCAAGGAGTATGCCCAGAACATGACGAAGCTGGATCTGGCGATCGATGGTCTCAAGTCATCGGTCGGGAATGCGCTGATTCCAGCTCTGTCACCTCTGCTGCAAGATCTGTCTGAATGGGTCACTATCAATCGTGACCTGATCGCGACCAACGTTGGCGAGTTCGTCAAGGATGTTGCGACGTGGATAAAGAGTGTCGATTGGGGCAAGGTCACTAAGGGTACCGGCGACTTCGTAGACGCTCTCGGTGGTGTGAAGGGGGTGGCGATCGCGATTGCGGCAATCACCTTCGCAGCGCCAATCGCTGGCGTCGCCACGTTGATCGGGAGCCTGTCCAAGCTAGCCTTGGTCGCCATCCCGGCCGCGGCGAAGGGATTGGCTGCACTTGGGGGTGTTGGGGCCGCTGGTCTGGGTACTTTGGGCACTGGTGTCGTTGCCGGTGCCGCTGGATACGGCTTGGGCAGCCTGATTCGCCCCCAGTTTGATGACTACGTGAAGTGGGCATCCGGTGGCGAGCGTTGGTCATTGCGCGACTACTTCACCGGCACCAATCGTCACGCGCTTAAGGACACCGGCGGCTACACGCAGGAAGAGATCGACAGCGTGAAGTCTAGCGGTGGCGTACGCCTAAGCGCCGACGCGAGGAGTCGCTTGGCGGCCGGCGAGGAGCGAAATGCGCCGCCGGCCGGTGCTAGTGGTCAGAAGGGATCGGACTTGTTTTCCCGGCTCGAGTCCCAATACGGCTTGCCTTCCGGCTTGCTAGATAGCGTCTGGGCCACCGAATCTAGCCGTGGGACTGGCAAGATGGTTTCGCCTGCTGGCGCCAAGGGTCATTTCCAGTTCATGGATGCCACGGCGAAGCAATACGGCGTAACGAACCCTTTCGATCTTGGGCAGTCCGCGACCGGCGCGGCCAAGATGTACAGCGATCTGCTTAAGTCGACTGGTGGCGATCTACCTAAGGCTCTCGCGGCCTACAACTGGGGGATCGGCAACGTTCAGCGTCAGGGCATCGAGCATGCGCCGGCGGAGACCCAAGGCTATATAAAGAAGGTCATGGCCGGCATGGGTGCTGAGGCGCCGATGTCCTCGGTCTATGCAAAGTCGCCCGATGCTGCTGGCATGGCCGGCCGAGCTATCGCATCGGGCTCGTCTGACGGCTACGCCGGCAAGGCGCTGGTCGAAATCGTGCTGACCGGAGCCCCGCAAGGGACGCGAACCAGTGTCAAGTCGACAGGCAATGTTGAGGCCACGACCCGCGTCCGGGATTCCATGCTGACAGACAACGTGGTGTAA
- a CDS encoding phage tail assembly protein, whose translation MDQPEEKVITLRKPVVLGAGDNAITYEKLTLREPMAGELEKAWGSANTNAGISITLISLVAGIPRSAVQKIGQRDLKEASDYLGGFTEDGPETGLTE comes from the coding sequence ATGGATCAACCCGAAGAAAAAGTCATCACCCTGCGGAAGCCTGTCGTGCTCGGCGCTGGCGACAACGCCATCACCTATGAAAAGCTGACTCTCCGTGAGCCCATGGCCGGCGAGCTGGAGAAGGCCTGGGGATCGGCCAACACAAACGCCGGTATCAGCATCACCCTGATCAGCCTGGTCGCAGGCATCCCCCGGAGCGCCGTGCAGAAGATCGGACAACGCGACCTGAAGGAGGCGAGCGACTACCTCGGGGGTTTTACCGAGGATGGCCCGGAGACTGGACTGACGGAGTAG
- a CDS encoding glycoside hydrolase family 19 protein, with amino-acid sequence MADALVTAAQLRAIMPLAGARADAFAAPLAAAMLRFEVNTSTRAAAFLAQVAHESGQLRLLCEIWGPTPAQRRYEGRADLGNVEPGDGKRFMGRGLIQVTGRKNYLLCGFGLHLDLLTQPELLELPVHAAASAGWYWHTHNLNRFADAGDFVGLTRAINGGINGIAERRAFWAKAKTVLEVA; translated from the coding sequence ATGGCTGATGCACTGGTTACCGCTGCGCAGTTGCGCGCCATCATGCCGCTGGCCGGCGCGCGCGCCGACGCGTTCGCTGCGCCGCTGGCCGCCGCGATGCTGCGGTTCGAGGTCAACACGTCCACGCGCGCGGCTGCGTTCCTCGCCCAGGTTGCGCACGAGTCCGGGCAGTTGCGCCTGCTGTGCGAGATCTGGGGACCGACGCCTGCGCAACGCCGGTACGAGGGCAGGGCGGACCTGGGTAACGTCGAGCCCGGCGACGGCAAGCGGTTCATGGGGCGCGGCCTGATCCAGGTCACCGGGCGGAAGAACTACCTGCTGTGCGGCTTCGGTCTGCACCTGGACCTGCTGACGCAGCCTGAGCTGCTCGAGCTGCCCGTGCACGCGGCGGCGTCTGCCGGCTGGTACTGGCACACGCACAACCTGAACCGCTTTGCCGATGCGGGCGACTTCGTGGGGCTGACGCGGGCCATCAACGGTGGGATCAACGGTATCGCCGAGCGGCGGGCGTTCTGGGCGAAGGCCAAAACAGTACTGGAGGTTGCATGA
- a CDS encoding YmfQ family protein codes for MLAPVLTSADFLRAFQALMPRGRVWNAEPDSIQTKAAAGLSPSYAAQTARSNNLLIDAFPATTYELLPEWESTLGLPDPCAGPGASTQVRRNQVVARLANSGGQSAAYYAGFAQKLGYGIFITNYAPFRCGQSTAGQALGNEDWFFTWAVNAPINTIVRFSAGKSSAGDPLGSWGNHVLECEMNAIAPAHTILLFNYGDFPTLEDAASLDVIVNVDLPAAFA; via the coding sequence ATGCTCGCTCCGGTTTTGACATCCGCGGACTTCCTCCGCGCGTTCCAGGCGCTCATGCCGCGCGGACGCGTTTGGAATGCTGAACCCGATTCGATTCAGACGAAGGCTGCAGCGGGCCTGTCACCGTCCTATGCAGCGCAGACTGCCCGTAGCAACAACCTATTGATCGACGCCTTCCCGGCGACGACGTACGAGCTACTTCCTGAATGGGAGTCGACGCTGGGCCTGCCAGACCCCTGTGCCGGTCCAGGTGCGTCGACACAGGTCCGCCGCAATCAGGTCGTGGCGCGGCTGGCAAATAGCGGCGGTCAGTCGGCTGCCTACTATGCGGGGTTCGCACAGAAGCTTGGGTACGGCATCTTCATCACGAACTACGCGCCTTTTCGCTGCGGCCAGAGTACCGCAGGTCAAGCGCTGGGCAACGAAGACTGGTTCTTCACGTGGGCCGTCAATGCGCCAATCAATACGATTGTGAGGTTCTCAGCAGGGAAGTCATCGGCAGGCGATCCGCTTGGGTCTTGGGGCAATCATGTGCTCGAGTGTGAGATGAATGCCATCGCACCGGCTCACACGATTCTGCTCTTCAACTATGGGGACTTCCCAACCCTGGAGGACGCCGCTTCGCTCGATGTGATCGTCAACGTAGATCTTCCCGCCGCCTTTGCTTAG
- a CDS encoding phage GP46 family protein, with product MSDTTTVWNVSRSRGDWVLDGAMLRTGSDLSTAILISVFTDRVANPDDVIPDGSNDPRGWWGDLGEVVPIGSRLWLLERAKQNDDTLQRAYDYVTECLQWLLDDGVVAKFDILVEWTRDSMLGAQILAYRKDGTTETTAFTWAWKGIS from the coding sequence ATGAGCGATACGACCACAGTATGGAACGTCAGCCGGTCCCGCGGAGATTGGGTGCTCGACGGGGCGATGCTAAGAACGGGCAGCGACCTGTCGACCGCGATCTTGATCTCTGTCTTCACCGATCGGGTGGCGAATCCTGATGACGTGATTCCGGATGGATCAAACGACCCGAGGGGATGGTGGGGAGACCTGGGCGAAGTGGTGCCGATCGGCTCGCGCCTTTGGCTGCTCGAGCGCGCGAAGCAGAACGATGACACGCTGCAGCGCGCCTATGACTACGTGACCGAGTGCCTTCAGTGGTTGCTCGACGATGGTGTGGTCGCCAAGTTCGACATTCTAGTGGAGTGGACTCGAGACAGCATGCTCGGCGCGCAGATTCTGGCCTACCGAAAGGACGGCACCACCGAAACGACTGCCTTCACCTGGGCTTGGAAGGGAATTTCTTGA
- a CDS encoding tail fiber assembly protein encodes MKTFYSKSTGGLYPEDLQDAYEAAGTWPDDLVEVPPEIYATLMEAQSAGRVIIADAAGNPVAVDRPAPSDADLAVTARARRDGLLRDSDWTQLPDVPAATKEKFVAYRQALRDAPEQTGFPQSIEWPPAPV; translated from the coding sequence ATGAAAACTTTCTACTCGAAAAGCACTGGCGGCCTCTATCCCGAGGATCTTCAGGATGCGTATGAGGCAGCTGGGACGTGGCCTGACGACCTGGTTGAAGTTCCGCCCGAGATATACGCAACACTCATGGAAGCGCAATCAGCGGGGAGGGTCATCATCGCTGATGCCGCCGGCAATCCAGTGGCAGTCGATCGCCCGGCACCGAGTGATGCAGATCTTGCGGTGACCGCACGCGCGCGTCGTGACGGGCTGCTCCGAGATAGTGATTGGACACAGCTCCCAGACGTCCCGGCAGCGACAAAGGAAAAATTCGTCGCGTATCGCCAGGCGCTTCGTGACGCGCCGGAGCAGACTGGATTTCCGCAGTCGATCGAATGGCCGCCGGCACCCGTCTGA
- a CDS encoding DNA circularization protein has protein sequence MNAIGSIGGAASALSNLAGALGGGLPGSWRSALRQASYKGVPFGVFGGELTFGRRNAVHQYPQRDGVWVEDLGRNARLYHLSAFLVEGSAKYGGGGVVGQRDRLIKAFETAGDGELVHPTLGRVKVSALEAHCLERWDAGRFFEVTLTFVEAGERKYPTTVTSTADALSAAAQGLSVASLIAFARDTASAVMLGAAIVQQAVSTALGWYQTAVSLVHDVKRFFGAVSTLVGSFGRLFGGGNSGYSAAKKTVRLPSTVDQLIRNDAAARTVVTQAGTALVAAAGNVTDTATFGAATQNMAAALAVSAVDPADRIRLLISLSGYQAVAPTTSSAIGAGMATMQGACNSLFRRAAIGQLITASGSYQPTSCDDAAAMIDVMAGVLDAEITAAADQGADEVYLALLDAKKAVVADLKARGGDLAAVTTYSFSASVPALALAQRIYRDPGRSDDLVTQADPVHPAFMPTTFSALAS, from the coding sequence TTGAATGCGATCGGCAGCATTGGCGGCGCCGCGTCGGCTCTGTCGAACCTGGCTGGCGCGCTGGGCGGCGGGTTGCCCGGGTCGTGGCGCTCGGCGCTCCGCCAAGCCTCGTACAAGGGCGTCCCGTTCGGTGTTTTTGGTGGTGAGCTGACCTTTGGTCGGCGAAATGCTGTCCATCAATACCCTCAGCGTGACGGCGTTTGGGTTGAGGATCTAGGCCGGAACGCGCGCCTGTATCACCTGAGCGCCTTCCTGGTCGAGGGCAGTGCGAAATATGGTGGCGGTGGAGTTGTCGGTCAGCGCGATCGGCTGATCAAGGCGTTCGAGACGGCTGGGGACGGTGAGCTTGTGCACCCGACCCTGGGGCGCGTGAAAGTATCGGCGCTGGAGGCGCACTGCCTGGAGCGTTGGGATGCCGGACGCTTCTTTGAGGTCACGTTGACCTTCGTAGAGGCGGGGGAGCGCAAATATCCAACCACGGTGACATCCACTGCGGATGCGCTCAGCGCGGCCGCACAGGGGTTGAGCGTCGCATCCCTCATTGCATTTGCCAGAGACACGGCATCGGCAGTTATGTTGGGTGCGGCAATCGTGCAGCAGGCTGTTTCCACGGCGCTAGGGTGGTACCAGACCGCGGTGAGCCTGGTTCACGACGTGAAGCGGTTCTTTGGCGCCGTATCCACCCTCGTCGGGAGCTTCGGTCGTCTCTTTGGGGGCGGGAACAGCGGGTATTCGGCTGCCAAGAAGACCGTAAGGCTGCCATCCACAGTTGACCAGTTGATCCGCAACGATGCAGCGGCGCGGACAGTCGTGACGCAGGCCGGAACCGCGCTGGTGGCCGCGGCAGGGAACGTAACCGACACCGCCACGTTCGGGGCCGCGACGCAAAACATGGCCGCGGCCTTGGCGGTCTCGGCGGTCGACCCTGCCGATCGTATTCGGCTGCTAATCAGCTTGTCAGGCTACCAGGCTGTCGCACCAACAACCTCGTCGGCCATTGGCGCGGGGATGGCGACGATGCAGGGCGCGTGTAACAGCCTGTTCCGTCGGGCTGCCATCGGGCAGCTGATCACGGCCTCCGGTAGCTACCAGCCGACTTCCTGCGATGACGCGGCGGCGATGATCGATGTGATGGCCGGCGTGCTGGACGCCGAGATCACTGCAGCGGCGGACCAGGGTGCCGACGAGGTGTATCTGGCGCTGCTGGACGCCAAGAAGGCCGTCGTCGCGGATTTGAAGGCGCGCGGCGGAGATTTGGCGGCTGTGACCACATATTCCTTCAGTGCCAGCGTGCCCGCATTGGCACTGGCGCAGCGCATTTATCGTGATCCAGGCCGAAGCGATGACCTGGTGACGCAGGCGGACCCGGTCCATCCGGCATTTATGCCGACCACATTCAGCGCGCTGGCATCCTGA
- a CDS encoding phage baseplate assembly protein: MADDNFPDEALLVVGEQQRALKGWKQIRITRGIERLPSDFSISMTERFISGEEVIVSPGDPFQLLLGGDVVVTGFVDTVTAQFDAQSHSVAVAGRSKCADLVDCAAEWPGMQIVNSNIQQIAKQLAVPYAGLDIECDLTDLPTVQQLNILLGETPFSILERVSRYSSALVYDNPYGNLVITRVSDRQAAGGFAEGINVEGARSAFSMLDRFSEYMAVQQALDMLSDLSGGSLNVITKVADTGVKRRRQRVIVAENLSAIGIEVTQRRAVWEMNRRIARGAAVVLTTDSWRDAAGALWEPNTLVHVTLPTIKVPDATLLIGEVTYRLDETGTHADLVLMPPDAFAPEPFQLQPQFADVIGTDVRGIQ, from the coding sequence ATGGCAGATGACAATTTCCCGGACGAGGCCCTCCTCGTAGTCGGAGAGCAGCAGCGCGCGCTAAAGGGTTGGAAGCAAATCAGGATCACCCGCGGTATCGAACGTTTACCGTCCGATTTCAGCATCAGCATGACGGAGCGCTTCATCTCCGGCGAGGAGGTGATTGTCAGCCCAGGCGATCCCTTCCAGCTTTTACTGGGGGGCGATGTCGTTGTGACGGGGTTCGTGGACACCGTGACGGCACAGTTCGATGCGCAGTCACATAGTGTGGCCGTGGCCGGCAGAAGCAAGTGTGCGGATCTTGTCGACTGCGCTGCCGAGTGGCCTGGCATGCAGATCGTCAACAGCAACATTCAACAGATTGCAAAGCAGTTGGCAGTGCCATATGCGGGCCTGGACATTGAATGCGATCTCACGGATCTGCCGACCGTGCAGCAACTGAACATCCTGCTCGGCGAAACGCCGTTCTCGATCCTCGAGCGCGTGTCACGGTATAGCTCAGCGCTGGTGTACGACAACCCGTATGGCAATCTGGTAATCACCAGGGTCAGCGATCGGCAGGCGGCCGGCGGGTTCGCCGAGGGGATCAACGTGGAGGGCGCGCGCAGCGCCTTCTCGATGCTGGATCGATTCTCGGAGTACATGGCGGTCCAGCAGGCGCTCGACATGCTGTCGGATCTGTCCGGCGGCAGCCTGAACGTGATCACCAAGGTGGCAGACACCGGGGTCAAGCGTCGCCGGCAACGCGTCATCGTGGCTGAGAACCTCAGCGCCATTGGCATCGAGGTTACGCAGCGCCGGGCGGTCTGGGAGATGAATCGAAGAATCGCGCGCGGCGCCGCCGTAGTGCTCACCACGGACTCGTGGAGGGATGCGGCTGGCGCCCTGTGGGAGCCGAACACCCTCGTGCATGTGACTCTGCCCACAATCAAGGTGCCTGACGCTACGCTGCTCATTGGTGAGGTGACATATCGCCTTGACGAAACGGGCACGCATGCGGACCTGGTGCTGATGCCGCCTGATGCCTTCGCGCCTGAGCCGTTCCAGCTTCAGCCGCAGTTCGCCGACGTTATCGGCACCGATGTCAGGGGTATCCAATGA
- a CDS encoding phage baseplate assembly protein V: protein MRQALEALGARVRMLVGRGRITTGNDAGGVQQQQVQLADVETGDNRPRVAEFGFTSMPPTGSDAVVVFLSGDRSAGVIIGTNHQASRPRNLKPGETMVFSLDGKCVYLSDAGIVVEAKGQDVTVREAATVTVEASTEIIAKTPLLKCSGDIQDNYETNPHTMAQMRAIYNTHDHNIEEVQTGTSTITSKHPNQTE from the coding sequence ATGAGGCAGGCACTCGAAGCGCTGGGCGCGCGGGTTCGCATGCTCGTGGGTCGGGGGCGCATCACCACCGGGAACGATGCTGGTGGTGTGCAGCAGCAGCAGGTGCAGTTGGCGGATGTCGAAACCGGTGACAACCGGCCTCGGGTCGCTGAGTTTGGCTTTACGTCAATGCCGCCGACTGGTTCGGACGCCGTGGTGGTGTTTCTGTCCGGCGATCGATCCGCCGGCGTTATCATCGGCACGAATCACCAGGCGTCTCGGCCCAGAAACCTGAAGCCAGGCGAGACGATGGTCTTCAGCCTGGATGGTAAGTGCGTCTACCTCTCCGATGCGGGGATCGTCGTCGAAGCCAAGGGGCAGGATGTGACGGTGCGCGAGGCGGCGACTGTGACGGTCGAGGCATCAACCGAGATCATTGCGAAGACCCCCCTGCTGAAATGCAGCGGCGACATCCAGGACAACTACGAAACCAACCCGCACACGATGGCGCAAATGCGCGCGATCTATAACACGCACGATCACAACATCGAGGAAGTGCAGACCGGCACCAGCACCATCACCTCCAAACACCCGAACCAGACCGAATGA